From the genome of Adhaeribacter pallidiroseus:
TGCCAAACGCCCACCGCCCCTTTCGGCGAAATAACATTACCTAATAAACTTTCGGCCAGGGCTACGTACTTAAAATCGGCGGGTAAACCATTGGCTTCGAGCACCCGTTCCATCTCGGGCAACGTGCGCTGCAAACGTTTTAGAGCCAGTAAAACATTGGAATGAAAATACGCATTCGATTGTAATTCCCGGTCCAGGCGCTCGGCTACATCGGGTACCTCTAAGGGCACCGGCTCACCGGCAAAACTTAAAGACTTAGGCAAGGGAAAAGGCCGATGCCCTAAATTGGCTATTTGGCTGGGGTTTACCTGCTGGCTACATAAATTGACTACACCCAATAAACAAGCTATAAAAAACAAATATTTAAGGGAAGGAGTGAGGTATGCCATGCCGTATGTTTTTTACCGGTTCTGAGTTTTAACAACCCAGTTTTTGAAAGGTTGGTTCTGATGGTCATTCAAATTTAAAAATCTAATTACTCTTTAAACGAAAGGTGACTTTTGCACGGGTGCAGTGTTTTTATTCGTGCCCCATTATATCGGTATTATCTATTTCAACACAGTTGCAGGTGGTAAACATTTGTATAATTTGATGTAAGTTATTGGCAAACAGATGAAACAGGTCCTTGTTTCTGATATTTCCTGTAGAAATAAGCAATAATTTCTTCAAAATATTCTTAATGTAGTGGGAATCCAGAAAATCAGAATCCTTGGTAACTACAATTCTGCTTTCCCGAATAGATATTTCCCTAATTTGGTTATCGCTCGTTCTTTCTTTATCCGGCAAATCATCCGTATGGATGGTATCGAAGCCCTTGCTGTTTAATATCCAAGCAATCCCATAAGGAAGCTGTGCATCTACAATAAACTTCATGCAACGACCTTGTGAATCGCCTTTATTTTAGTTAACCGGGAAGCATAAGTTAAACAAGCTTTAATATCTTCTTCTTCAATCGCCGGGTAATCTTCTATGATTTCCTGAAAGGTCATTCCGGATGAAAGCAAGTCTAATATCATTTCAACAGGATACCGCATATTTCTAATGGTTGGCTTACCGTAGCAAATTTCTGGGTTTAAGGTAATTCTATTGATTAATGCTTCCATTCTAGTTGTTCTGATTCTTAAATTTATCTTTTTGTACAGTGAAAAACACCTTAAATAAAGTTTCTTTTAAACGGCGACTAAATTATATGTTTCCATATAACAACGCATCCTTATCAACTCACTGCCTAGAAATTTGGCGATAACAAATACTTGCTGTAGAACTCGTCGATTACTTTTACGGCGTCGGTGGCGTTATCTACCAGGTGCACTAAATTTAAATCCTCGGGACTAATGTTGCTTTCGGAATTTAGCATGACGTCTTCTATCCAGTCGAATAAGCCTTGCCAGTATTTCTTGCC
Proteins encoded in this window:
- a CDS encoding DUF5615 family PIN-like protein, giving the protein MKFIVDAQLPYGIAWILNSKGFDTIHTDDLPDKERTSDNQIREISIRESRIVVTKDSDFLDSHYIKNILKKLLLISTGNIRNKDLFHLFANNLHQIIQMFTTCNCVEIDNTDIMGHE
- a CDS encoding DUF433 domain-containing protein; its protein translation is MEALINRITLNPEICYGKPTIRNMRYPVEMILDLLSSGMTFQEIIEDYPAIEEEDIKACLTYASRLTKIKAIHKVVA